Proteins co-encoded in one Coxiella burnetii genomic window:
- a CDS encoding APC family permease, whose protein sequence is MLKRSISPFALLLTSVSAILGSGWLFAAYYTSELAGPSAILAWLIGGSAAIIIAFVFAELCAMLPITGSSTRIPYYTHGTLVSFLFAWIIWLTYASFASTEVQAVLQYFSYFFPSLVQSNAGLTGFGYFLATLLMLAISALNVFSLRWLLRCNNVLTLLKIAIPVIVALVILAVYFSPHQLLHPGHSSFMPYGMHGVFAAVSGGGIVFAFNGFKQACEMAGEAKKPARALPFAVIGSVIVCLIVYLLLQFAFLTSIIPSNLIHGWSHLALPGGTSPLTAVAHQGHLDILLPVLYAGAVIGPMAAALMYTSSAARSLYGMSKSHHIPPLFQRLLHGNPVVAIITNFLLGMSLFAPLPGWNSMITFLTSLIALTYGIGPICLLTLRKQLPDYQRPFKLPFVTVWATFAFYLCTLLTYWSGWAVISKLGIALVVGLLVLFIHRAFISPDERVPLNAKAALWVWPYLVGVTLISYLGDYGGGKGVIPPGWDFGVIGLFCIMIMWLALKFRLPTILTQHYMKDGDFTHQPPEQETDGTQEPAFAQHG, encoded by the coding sequence ATGTTAAAACGTTCTATATCACCGTTCGCCTTGCTGCTCACTTCTGTCAGCGCCATCCTTGGGTCCGGTTGGTTATTCGCCGCTTATTATACCTCAGAATTAGCGGGTCCATCCGCTATTTTAGCGTGGTTAATCGGGGGCTCTGCCGCCATTATCATCGCGTTCGTTTTTGCGGAATTATGCGCTATGTTGCCGATTACGGGCTCCAGCACACGCATACCTTATTATACTCATGGCACACTGGTGAGTTTCCTTTTTGCCTGGATTATCTGGCTTACTTACGCTTCGTTTGCCTCCACGGAAGTTCAGGCCGTACTGCAATATTTCAGTTATTTTTTTCCTTCTTTGGTCCAAAGTAACGCGGGTTTAACGGGTTTTGGTTACTTTCTCGCTACCCTATTAATGCTCGCTATTAGTGCGCTGAATGTTTTTTCTTTACGGTGGTTGTTGCGCTGTAATAATGTGCTTACCCTTTTAAAAATTGCGATCCCTGTTATCGTAGCGCTGGTTATTCTGGCGGTTTATTTCTCGCCCCATCAACTCCTCCATCCTGGCCATTCCTCTTTTATGCCTTATGGGATGCACGGTGTTTTTGCAGCCGTCTCCGGCGGGGGCATTGTTTTTGCTTTTAATGGATTTAAGCAAGCCTGTGAAATGGCAGGGGAAGCTAAAAAGCCCGCGCGGGCTTTACCGTTCGCGGTGATTGGTTCGGTGATCGTATGTTTAATCGTATACCTTTTGTTGCAGTTCGCTTTTTTGACATCAATTATCCCCTCTAATTTAATTCATGGCTGGTCGCATCTCGCTCTTCCTGGGGGAACTAGCCCTCTAACGGCGGTTGCGCACCAAGGGCATTTAGACATTCTGCTTCCCGTTTTATACGCGGGAGCGGTTATCGGTCCGATGGCGGCGGCCTTGATGTACACCAGCAGTGCGGCGCGATCTTTGTATGGGATGAGTAAAAGTCATCATATTCCACCGTTGTTTCAACGGTTACTGCACGGCAATCCCGTTGTGGCTATCATTACTAATTTTCTGCTGGGAATGTCGCTTTTCGCCCCCTTGCCGGGTTGGAACAGCATGATTACCTTCCTTACCTCACTAATTGCGCTCACTTACGGCATCGGCCCCATTTGTTTATTAACCTTACGTAAACAACTGCCCGATTATCAACGCCCTTTTAAATTACCCTTCGTGACAGTATGGGCCACCTTCGCTTTTTACCTTTGCACACTTCTTACTTATTGGAGCGGTTGGGCTGTTATTTCCAAATTGGGCATCGCCTTGGTGGTCGGCCTTCTCGTTTTATTCATTCACCGTGCTTTCATTAGCCCCGATGAGCGAGTTCCCCTGAATGCGAAAGCCGCCTTATGGGTTTGGCCTTACTTAGTGGGGGTCACGCTCATCTCTTATCTCGGCGATTATGGCGGAGGTAAAGGAGTAATTCCCCCGGGATGGGATTTTGGTGTTATCGGCCTTTTTTGTATCATGATTATGTGGCTCGCTCTCAAATTTAGATTGCCAACTATACTCACCCAGCATTACATGAAGGATGGGGATTTCACTCACCAACCGCCAGAGCAAGAAACCGATGGAACCCAAGAACCCGCGTTCGCTCAGCACGGCTGA
- a CDS encoding queuosine precursor transporter translates to MLRDNIIDSKLISTQPKYLWFLTLTYSMVIVLANWFDPRLINIFGLNTDAGTLIFPLTFLLSDLITEVYGYKHARRAIWCGFLFNALFIIYGQVIIHMPSPNYPTNNTVFDTLLATNVRIILASAISYLSSEPLNSFVMAKLKIKTKGRYLGIRFVLSTIVASGTDSTIFSIIAFYGVMSDSNLIMLALTMWFIKVFIELIGLPISIRLTKKLKKMEQLDIYDKQTNFNILSLDTNYTARDNEFGQIKDKSL, encoded by the coding sequence ATGCTAAGAGATAATATCATTGACTCAAAACTGATTTCAACACAGCCAAAGTATTTGTGGTTTTTAACATTGACTTATTCGATGGTTATCGTATTAGCTAATTGGTTTGATCCGAGACTGATTAATATTTTTGGTTTAAATACAGATGCAGGAACATTAATTTTTCCGCTTACTTTTTTGCTATCTGATTTGATCACCGAAGTGTATGGTTATAAACACGCGCGACGAGCCATTTGGTGCGGTTTTTTGTTTAATGCTTTATTTATTATCTATGGCCAAGTTATTATTCATATGCCTAGCCCCAATTATCCAACCAATAACACGGTTTTCGATACTTTACTTGCCACCAATGTTAGAATCATTTTGGCTTCGGCTATTAGCTATCTCAGTTCTGAACCGCTTAATTCTTTTGTTATGGCCAAGTTAAAAATAAAAACGAAAGGTCGTTACTTAGGAATTCGCTTCGTACTCTCTACCATCGTCGCCTCCGGTACAGACAGCACTATTTTTAGCATCATTGCTTTTTATGGCGTCATGAGCGATTCAAATTTAATCATGCTCGCACTCACCATGTGGTTTATTAAAGTTTTTATCGAATTAATTGGCTTGCCAATTTCTATCCGACTTACTAAAAAACTAAAGAAAATGGAACAACTTGATATTTACGATAAACAAACGAATTTTAATATTCTTAGTCTAGATACAAACTACACTGCTAGGGATAATGAATTTGGACAGATTAAAGACAAGTCTTTATGA
- the polA gene encoding DNA polymerase I: MNTVFFIMTTLSSKPLILIDGSSYLFRAYYALPPLTNRKGQPTGAMYGVINMLRKLMVEYQPDYVAVVFDPKGKTFRHDLYHTYKANRIEMPNELRSQIKPLFEIIRALGFPLIIKEGYEADDVIATLAKKAKEKGMPVLVSTGDKDLAQIVNEHVTLVNTMTDRLLNSKGVLEKFGVPPEKIIDYLTLTGDTTDNIPGVPKVGPKTAVKWLSQYDSVENLIKHANEIKGKVGENLRACIDDLPLMRRLVTVISDLPLEENPTDLIQTEKNREKLIELFTEYEFKSWLAELLANQDKKVAAFQYATITDKKTFEKWMKKLADAKVFAFDTETTDFNAIQAKLVGVSFAVSPHEAAYVPLGHDYTGAPAQLDKEEVLRELKPLLEDPNKTIICQNLKYDAEVLAKEGLTIRAKTYDTLLASYVLNSSSTRHDLNTLALKYLGRIMVKFEDVAGKGVKQISFNHVTLDKATAYAAEDADVTLQLHHKLMPLIEKEKNLKKVFEQIEMPLVPILMKMEMRGVLVDTAMLQAQSIELGGRIALLEQQAYKLAGREFNLSSPKQLQTILYEELKLPIFKKTPGGQPSTAENVLQDLALDYPLPKVILEHRSLTKLKTTYTDRLPVQVHPASRRIHTSYNQTVTSTGRLSSNNPNLQNIPIRTEEGRKIRRAFIAPPGFQMVAADYSQVELRIIAHISKDPSLIKAFDKEWDIHRATAAEVFGVNLEQVTPEQRRRAKAINFGLLYGMSSFGLGRQLGIGRDLAKEYIDIYFKRYPKVHEYMQKIRIVAFTQGYVETLFGRRVYLPDIHASNMQRRRAAERAAINAPMQGTAADIIKIAMIKVSDWLQKNPVEAHLIMQVHDELVFEVAEKDLEKVIPQIKKAMEEAVALSVPLVVDVGVGGNWDEAH; this comes from the coding sequence GTGAATACCGTTTTTTTTATTATGACAACATTAAGTTCCAAACCCCTCATTTTGATTGATGGGTCTTCTTATCTCTTTCGAGCTTATTATGCATTGCCCCCGCTGACGAACCGCAAAGGCCAGCCAACGGGGGCGATGTACGGCGTCATTAATATGCTGCGAAAACTAATGGTGGAATACCAACCCGATTATGTCGCGGTGGTGTTTGACCCGAAGGGTAAAACCTTTCGCCATGATTTGTATCACACCTACAAAGCTAACCGTATCGAAATGCCTAATGAATTGCGAAGTCAAATTAAGCCCTTGTTTGAAATCATCCGAGCGCTCGGCTTTCCTCTTATTATTAAGGAGGGCTATGAAGCCGACGATGTGATCGCTACGTTAGCTAAAAAAGCAAAAGAAAAGGGAATGCCAGTTTTGGTTTCAACTGGCGATAAAGACTTAGCCCAGATTGTCAATGAACACGTGACATTGGTTAATACGATGACTGACCGGTTGCTCAATTCGAAAGGCGTTCTTGAAAAATTTGGCGTGCCGCCTGAGAAAATTATCGATTATTTAACCTTAACTGGCGACACCACCGACAATATTCCGGGCGTCCCCAAAGTCGGCCCCAAAACCGCCGTTAAGTGGCTCAGCCAATACGATTCTGTCGAAAATCTTATAAAACATGCGAATGAAATTAAAGGAAAAGTTGGTGAAAACCTTCGCGCTTGTATCGATGACCTGCCGTTGATGCGCCGATTAGTAACGGTTATTTCCGATTTGCCCTTGGAAGAAAATCCCACGGATTTAATCCAAACGGAAAAAAATCGCGAAAAATTAATTGAACTGTTTACCGAATATGAATTTAAATCTTGGCTTGCCGAACTTCTGGCAAACCAAGATAAAAAAGTAGCCGCTTTTCAATACGCCACAATCACAGATAAAAAAACTTTTGAAAAATGGATGAAGAAATTAGCCGACGCTAAAGTATTCGCTTTCGACACGGAAACGACTGATTTTAATGCGATACAAGCAAAATTAGTCGGCGTTTCATTTGCGGTTTCCCCGCACGAGGCAGCTTATGTGCCGCTTGGGCATGATTATACAGGCGCGCCTGCGCAGCTTGATAAAGAAGAGGTATTGCGGGAATTAAAACCCTTACTAGAAGACCCGAATAAAACCATCATATGCCAAAATTTAAAATATGACGCCGAGGTTTTGGCAAAAGAGGGACTCACTATCCGAGCAAAGACTTACGATACGCTGCTAGCATCTTACGTTTTAAATAGCAGCAGTACACGGCACGATTTAAATACATTGGCGCTTAAATATTTGGGCCGCATAATGGTGAAATTTGAGGATGTGGCGGGTAAAGGAGTGAAACAAATCAGTTTTAATCACGTTACCCTTGATAAAGCCACTGCGTATGCGGCGGAGGATGCGGATGTCACTTTGCAGCTTCACCATAAATTAATGCCATTAATTGAAAAAGAAAAAAATTTAAAAAAGGTTTTTGAACAAATCGAAATGCCATTAGTGCCGATCCTCATGAAAATGGAAATGCGGGGAGTTTTAGTGGATACCGCGATGCTGCAGGCACAGAGCATCGAACTCGGTGGTCGCATTGCCTTGTTGGAGCAACAAGCCTATAAATTAGCGGGTCGCGAGTTTAATTTGAGTTCGCCTAAACAATTGCAAACGATTTTATACGAAGAACTAAAACTACCGATTTTTAAAAAAACCCCCGGCGGTCAGCCATCGACAGCAGAAAATGTTTTACAAGATTTAGCCTTGGATTATCCTTTACCTAAAGTGATTTTGGAGCACCGCAGTCTTACTAAGTTAAAAACAACTTATACTGATCGTTTGCCAGTGCAGGTGCATCCAGCGAGCCGCCGCATTCACACTTCCTATAACCAAACCGTCACCTCAACGGGACGGTTATCTTCGAATAATCCCAACTTACAAAACATTCCCATCCGTACGGAAGAAGGGCGAAAAATCCGACGCGCGTTTATTGCGCCACCTGGGTTTCAGATGGTGGCGGCGGATTATTCGCAAGTGGAATTACGTATCATTGCACACATTTCAAAAGATCCCAGCTTAATTAAGGCTTTTGATAAGGAATGGGATATTCATCGCGCGACCGCGGCTGAAGTGTTTGGTGTGAACTTGGAACAAGTGACGCCCGAACAACGTCGCCGCGCGAAAGCAATTAATTTTGGGTTGTTGTACGGAATGTCGAGTTTCGGTTTAGGACGCCAATTGGGAATTGGGCGCGATTTAGCGAAAGAATACATTGATATTTATTTTAAACGCTATCCTAAAGTGCATGAGTACATGCAAAAAATCCGCATTGTTGCTTTTACCCAAGGCTACGTAGAAACACTTTTCGGCCGCCGCGTTTATTTACCAGACATCCACGCCTCCAATATGCAGCGCCGCCGCGCTGCCGAACGCGCGGCGATAAACGCACCCATGCAAGGCACAGCCGCCGATATTATTAAAATCGCCATGATTAAAGTCAGCGATTGGCTCCAAAAAAACCCCGTTGAGGCTCATTTGATCATGCAAGTGCATGACGAACTGGTTTTTGAAGTGGCCGAAAAAGATTTGGAAAAAGTCATCCCCCAAATCAAAAAAGCCATGGAAGAAGCCGTTGCTCTATCTGTGCCGTTAGTGGTTGATGTCGGCGTCGGGGGGAATTGGGATGAGGCGCATTAA
- a CDS encoding MFS transporter, producing MGYLLSAFAVGIHSLTFLILGRVIAGFTAGSQPIAQAAIVDVSSEAHKARNIGLILLAISLGFIIGPIIGGVLSDSQFVSWFGFSTPLYFASLISLINAFLLGWLFNETFQRTKKINIKLQHAVDIFMSAFKHKKVRKLSIVLLVMIYGWSNFFSFIAMFVLHRYGFTPLKISLLLADMGIGFSIGCAYLVDRFVKYFNLKSIITISFFLTAIFILLIIVTHQAVYLWGLMIAVGTAIAVGYSAIITCFQIR from the coding sequence TTGGGTTATTTATTATCAGCTTTTGCTGTCGGCATTCACAGCCTGACGTTCTTAATTCTTGGTCGAGTGATCGCAGGATTTACGGCGGGCAGCCAGCCCATCGCGCAAGCGGCCATCGTGGATGTAAGCTCGGAAGCGCACAAAGCGCGTAATATTGGCTTGATACTCTTGGCAATTTCGTTGGGTTTTATCATCGGGCCCATCATTGGGGGTGTTTTATCGGATAGTCAGTTTGTGAGTTGGTTTGGGTTTTCAACGCCACTTTATTTTGCTTCGTTGATTTCATTGATTAATGCGTTTTTATTAGGATGGCTGTTTAATGAAACTTTCCAGCGAACCAAAAAAATTAATATAAAATTGCAGCATGCTGTCGATATTTTTATGTCGGCGTTCAAACATAAAAAAGTGCGTAAATTATCTATTGTTTTGCTTGTAATGATTTATGGATGGAGTAATTTCTTTTCCTTTATTGCAATGTTCGTATTACACCGTTATGGGTTCACCCCTTTAAAAATCTCACTGTTATTGGCAGACATGGGTATTGGCTTTAGTATTGGTTGCGCTTATTTAGTCGATCGTTTTGTGAAATACTTTAATTTAAAATCCATCATCACCATTAGTTTTTTCTTAACCGCCATTTTCATTTTATTGATCATTGTTACGCATCAAGCGGTTTATTTATGGGGGCTAATGATCGCCGTTGGCACGGCTATTGCTGTTGGCTATTCCGCAATTATTACTTGTTTTCAAATCAGGTGA
- a CDS encoding acyl-CoA thioesterase yields MTPEKVNFAGNIHGGYILKLIDQTAYACAARYSGHYVVTLSVDGVLFKQPIYLGELVTCYAMINYVGRTSMEVGIKVVAENLITGEKRHTNSCYVTMVAVDTNLKPVAVPPLTINDEIEQRRFDEAKMRRETRIQLAKAHEKRKNK; encoded by the coding sequence ATGACACCAGAAAAGGTGAATTTTGCAGGGAATATCCATGGCGGATATATTCTCAAGCTCATCGATCAAACAGCCTACGCCTGTGCTGCCCGTTACAGTGGTCATTATGTCGTAACGCTTTCGGTTGACGGAGTGTTGTTTAAACAGCCCATTTATCTCGGCGAGTTAGTCACTTGTTATGCAATGATTAATTACGTGGGACGCACTTCAATGGAAGTGGGCATCAAAGTCGTCGCTGAAAATTTAATCACCGGCGAAAAACGACATACCAACTCCTGTTACGTCACCATGGTTGCCGTCGATACAAATTTAAAACCTGTAGCCGTCCCCCCTTTAACAATTAATGATGAAATCGAACAACGTCGCTTCGACGAAGCAAAAATGAGAAGAGAAACGCGAATTCAGCTAGCAAAAGCGCATGAAAAACGAAAAAATAAATGA
- a CDS encoding APC family permease, translating to MRRIRELIIGKPRDPMKKDTRKHIALVAFLAWIGLGADGLSSSCYGPEQAFYALGQHTHLALFLALATAITVFLIALAYNQVIKLFPNGGGGYKVATQLLGPYSGLVSGAALLIDYILTIAISIAAGTDAIFSLLPLKYLPYKLVVEPIVLLLLLMLNLRGAKESIKVLMIIFLGFFITHIIVITAGIILHNYGIKTVIQNSYVETFHHARIFGWFFVLALFMRAYSLGAGTYTGLEAVSNNVNILAEPRVKTGSLTMLYMAISLSLVAGGIILLYLLWGAHPVPGQTLNAVVFESILQTWPYHHFLLLVLMALEAGLLVIAANTGFLGGPAVLANMSIDSWVPHRFGMLSSRLVTQNGLLFFGLAALLILFATDGRVEFLVVLYSMNVFLTFSMSLLGLAVYWIRHRKYEKYWFPQWLLAVIALIVCVSILIVTLISKFELGGWITVVVTGAAIAGGIVIKRHYRRYNELKKKLNQELRIPLVSKEAAIPSIDPKKPTAVFLVKEIGAAMHSLLWVTRMFPNYFHNFIFISTGEVDIGSFGSDAALSKLKEQTDAILDYLVKYSQMHGIAAESYSGFGTDAVDQIMQISEKVNKKFPTAIYFSSRYVYPTENWFTRLLHTDLANIIQRRLHTLGAKMLILPLKLKT from the coding sequence ATGCGCCGTATACGTGAGCTGATTATCGGAAAACCTCGTGATCCCATGAAAAAGGATACGCGTAAGCATATCGCTTTAGTGGCATTTCTGGCGTGGATCGGATTAGGCGCAGACGGTCTCTCCTCTTCTTGTTATGGTCCTGAACAGGCATTTTATGCCTTAGGCCAACATACACACCTTGCACTCTTTTTGGCTTTAGCCACCGCCATCACAGTTTTTTTAATCGCGCTGGCTTACAACCAAGTCATTAAATTATTTCCCAATGGGGGAGGGGGTTATAAAGTAGCCACCCAATTGTTAGGACCTTATTCGGGACTCGTATCGGGCGCCGCTTTACTGATTGACTACATTCTAACGATTGCCATTTCAATTGCTGCGGGAACCGATGCTATTTTCAGTTTGCTACCCCTTAAATATTTACCTTATAAGCTCGTGGTAGAACCGATTGTTTTATTGTTGTTATTAATGCTGAACCTACGGGGAGCCAAAGAATCAATAAAAGTGTTGATGATTATTTTCCTGGGATTTTTTATTACTCACATCATTGTGATTACTGCCGGCATTATTTTACACAACTACGGTATTAAAACCGTTATTCAGAATTCCTATGTAGAAACTTTTCATCATGCAAGGATATTCGGATGGTTTTTCGTATTGGCCTTATTTATGCGGGCTTATTCTTTAGGTGCTGGTACATACACCGGCTTAGAAGCCGTTTCCAATAACGTAAATATCCTTGCCGAACCCCGCGTTAAAACAGGTTCATTAACCATGCTTTACATGGCCATTTCATTAAGTTTGGTGGCCGGAGGCATTATTTTACTTTATTTACTGTGGGGTGCTCATCCCGTCCCAGGACAAACGCTCAATGCGGTCGTTTTTGAATCCATTTTACAAACGTGGCCTTATCATCACTTTTTATTATTGGTATTAATGGCATTGGAAGCGGGACTTTTAGTTATCGCCGCCAATACGGGCTTCCTCGGCGGCCCTGCGGTTTTAGCGAATATGTCTATCGATTCGTGGGTGCCTCATCGCTTTGGCATGCTGTCCAGTCGATTGGTCACTCAAAATGGTCTGCTATTTTTTGGATTAGCCGCGTTACTTATTTTATTTGCCACCGACGGCCGCGTGGAATTTCTCGTTGTCCTATATAGCATGAATGTGTTTTTGACTTTTAGCATGTCATTGCTGGGGCTTGCTGTTTATTGGATACGTCATCGAAAATACGAAAAATATTGGTTCCCTCAGTGGCTGTTAGCGGTGATCGCGTTGATTGTCTGCGTTTCTATTCTTATCGTTACTTTGATATCGAAATTTGAATTGGGTGGTTGGATTACCGTCGTGGTAACCGGCGCTGCGATCGCAGGCGGCATTGTTATTAAACGTCATTACCGCCGTTACAACGAACTAAAAAAGAAGCTCAACCAGGAATTACGGATTCCGTTGGTGAGCAAGGAAGCGGCTATTCCCTCTATCGATCCCAAAAAGCCAACCGCTGTTTTTCTTGTAAAAGAAATCGGCGCAGCTATGCATTCTTTACTGTGGGTCACTCGGATGTTCCCTAATTATTTTCATAATTTTATTTTCATTAGCACTGGCGAAGTTGATATCGGTAGCTTTGGTAGCGATGCAGCGCTTTCAAAATTAAAAGAACAAACGGATGCGATTCTGGATTATTTAGTCAAATACTCCCAAATGCACGGCATCGCCGCCGAATCCTATAGCGGCTTTGGCACGGATGCCGTCGATCAAATTATGCAGATCTCTGAAAAAGTTAATAAAAAATTCCCCACCGCCATTTATTTCTCTTCCCGCTATGTTTACCCCACTGAAAATTGGTTCACCCGCTTATTACACACCGACCTCGCTAACATCATCCAACGCCGCCTGCACACGCTGGGAGCTAAGATGTTGATATTGCCATTAAAATTAAAGACATGA
- a CDS encoding MFS transporter: MSNRKSLSAIAPLFLVLFIDGMGLSLLFPVLNAIIIDNHSNFLPAATTLATRDFLYGLTVGIFMICWFFGAAILGDLSDTVGRKKALLVV, encoded by the coding sequence ATGTCCAATCGCAAATCACTTTCCGCAATAGCCCCTTTGTTTTTGGTGCTCTTTATCGATGGGATGGGATTGAGCCTGCTTTTTCCTGTCCTAAACGCCATTATCATTGATAACCATTCTAATTTTCTGCCGGCAGCGACAACGCTAGCGACGCGGGACTTTCTGTATGGCCTGACAGTAGGCATTTTCATGATCTGTTGGTTCTTCGGCGCTGCTATTCTGGGCGATCTTTCCGATACCGTTGGCCGAAAAAAGGCGCTGTTGGTTGTTTAA
- a CDS encoding CBU_1794 family Dot/Icm T4SS effector: MEADIMSRVDPGLKDLFTNLLSEIESNILDKGQLFKSATPSSITLHYLPGYLQKFSTLDYRHLSSDEEHHLKKTIQSFIDELQCCPFNKKIYQGQLCQRICGLLVEFGKAGVFLPDMDNSLLWLEMSNNDMGKFTKRGKRNKRTRDVDGAVTIYTANVSTLTKTESWNSIFEAQDILPHDCSESVESINKYLIAWKKEKGRNWEKSSRAPAMQFLEVYVQQRLGFQPVISQNKNTTSSNSTHTLFRSPPPGDRKEPAPTFIQKSNISLTSHR; the protein is encoded by the coding sequence ATGGAGGCTGATATCATGTCACGTGTTGACCCTGGATTGAAGGACCTTTTTACAAATTTACTTAGTGAGATAGAAAGCAATATCCTTGATAAAGGACAATTATTTAAATCCGCAACGCCAAGTTCTATTACGCTCCACTACCTTCCTGGTTATCTTCAAAAATTTAGTACGCTTGATTACCGACACCTTTCATCGGATGAAGAACATCACCTTAAAAAAACGATTCAGAGTTTTATTGACGAGCTACAATGCTGTCCCTTTAATAAAAAAATTTATCAAGGTCAACTATGCCAGCGCATTTGTGGGCTTTTAGTTGAATTTGGAAAGGCAGGAGTGTTTTTACCTGATATGGACAATTCATTGTTATGGTTAGAGATGAGCAATAACGACATGGGAAAATTTACAAAAAGAGGCAAAAGAAATAAAAGAACGAGAGATGTCGATGGCGCCGTCACAATTTACACTGCCAATGTGAGTACCCTAACCAAAACCGAGAGTTGGAATTCGATTTTCGAAGCGCAAGATATTTTACCCCATGACTGTTCGGAATCCGTGGAGTCAATAAATAAATATTTAATCGCTTGGAAAAAAGAGAAAGGGCGTAATTGGGAAAAATCATCCCGTGCTCCTGCGATGCAGTTTTTGGAGGTTTACGTTCAACAGAGACTCGGCTTTCAACCGGTAATAAGTCAAAATAAAAACACGACTTCTTCTAATTCGACTCACACGTTATTTCGATCTCCCCCACCTGGCGACCGAAAAGAACCGGCCCCGACTTTCATCCAGAAATCTAATATCTCATTAACGAGTCATCGATAG
- a CDS encoding GNAT family N-acetyltransferase produces MKNYYFSNSKRLLKKNKEKVCRLLKDCFWSKDIPIEYVERFIEHSFCFGIYEEDSEQLVGFGRVISDYTTYAYICDVVIDPRYRRNGLGKALIDEMFSHPKLQGLKTWSLRTTEEARKIYEKKGFRIAKHPETLMEIDNLEIYTTVTHEKAEI; encoded by the coding sequence ATGAAAAATTATTATTTTTCAAATTCAAAAAGGCTGCTTAAGAAAAATAAAGAGAAAGTTTGCCGCCTTCTAAAAGACTGCTTCTGGTCCAAAGATATTCCAATTGAATATGTAGAACGCTTTATCGAGCATTCTTTTTGTTTTGGTATTTATGAGGAAGACTCAGAGCAACTCGTTGGTTTTGGGCGTGTTATTAGTGATTATACGACATATGCTTATATTTGTGATGTCGTTATTGACCCTCGCTACCGCCGAAACGGACTCGGGAAGGCTTTGATTGATGAAATGTTTTCGCATCCAAAACTGCAAGGATTAAAAACGTGGTCGCTTAGAACAACGGAAGAAGCGAGAAAAATTTACGAAAAAAAAGGATTTAGAATTGCCAAACACCCTGAAACGCTGATGGAAATTGACAATTTGGAAATATACACCACCGTCACTCACGAGAAAGCGGAAATTTAG